Proteins from one Fusobacterium periodonticum 1_1_41FAA genomic window:
- a CDS encoding chromate transporter — MKKNKIIDIFILFFKIGAFTIGGGYAMLSLIEDEIVNKKNWLEKEEFVDGMAIAQSIPGVLAVNISLITGYKIAGFLGMFAGMLGAVLPSFFIVLFLSQILLAIGNHPIIVAIFNGIKPAIAALILISVYRIAKSANINRYTFIFPIIIAVLIRYLGVSPIIIIIATMILGNIYFLFKEKSKKEKEDDVQ, encoded by the coding sequence ATGAAGAAAAATAAAATTATAGATATTTTTATACTATTTTTCAAAATAGGAGCTTTTACTATCGGAGGAGGCTATGCTATGCTTTCTCTGATAGAAGATGAAATAGTAAATAAAAAAAATTGGTTAGAGAAAGAAGAATTTGTAGATGGAATGGCTATTGCTCAATCTATACCTGGAGTTCTTGCTGTAAATATATCTCTTATAACAGGATATAAAATAGCAGGATTTTTAGGAATGTTTGCAGGAATGCTAGGAGCTGTTCTACCTTCTTTTTTTATAGTGCTATTTTTAAGTCAAATTTTATTGGCTATTGGGAATCACCCCATAATTGTTGCTATTTTTAATGGTATAAAACCAGCTATTGCAGCTCTTATATTAATTTCTGTGTACAGAATAGCCAAATCTGCTAATATAAATAGATATACCTTTATTTTTCCTATTATAATTGCTGTATTAATTAGATATTTAGGAGTTTCTCCTATCATTATAATTATTGCTACTATGATATTAGGAAATATCTATTTTTTATTTAAAGAAAAATCAAAAAAAGAAAAAGAAGATGATGTCCAATGA
- the coaBC gene encoding bifunctional phosphopantothenoylcysteine decarboxylase/phosphopantothenate--cysteine ligase CoaBC — protein MKNILVGVTGGIAAFKSASIVSLLKKKGYNVKVIMTENATNIIGPLTLETLSKNRVYVDMWDKNPHYEVEHISLADWADIVLIAPATYNMIGKVANGIADDMLSTVLSAVSLRKPIFFALAMNVNMYENPILNENIDKLKTYGYRFIDTNEGLLACNYEAKGRMKEPEEIVDIIERYNIASKIDNFRDALKGKKILITSGRTREDIDPIRYLSNKSSGKMGYSLAQAAVDLGAEVTLVSGPTNLNVPDGLKEFISVDSAIHMYEKVDEKFKDTDIFIACAAVADYRPKEYQDKKIKKSDLNLTIELVRNPDILFEMGKKKENQLLVGFAAETNNIIENALKKLEKKNLDMIVANNASTMGTDTNSIEIIRKDRSSTVINQKSKIELAYDILKEVILDLKKAKDEEK, from the coding sequence ATGAAAAATATTTTAGTGGGAGTTACAGGGGGAATTGCAGCATTCAAATCTGCAAGCATAGTATCTCTTCTAAAAAAGAAGGGCTATAATGTAAAAGTTATAATGACAGAAAATGCTACAAATATAATAGGTCCTTTAACACTTGAAACTCTTTCAAAAAATAGAGTTTATGTTGATATGTGGGATAAAAATCCACATTATGAAGTAGAGCATATTTCTCTTGCTGATTGGGCAGATATAGTTTTAATTGCTCCGGCAACATATAATATGATTGGAAAAGTTGCCAATGGTATTGCTGATGATATGCTTTCAACTGTTCTTTCAGCTGTTTCATTGAGAAAACCAATATTTTTTGCTCTTGCAATGAATGTAAATATGTATGAAAATCCTATTCTTAATGAAAATATAGATAAATTAAAGACTTATGGCTATAGATTTATAGATACAAATGAAGGCTTATTAGCTTGTAACTATGAAGCTAAAGGTAGAATGAAAGAACCTGAAGAAATTGTTGATATAATTGAAAGGTATAACATAGCTTCTAAAATTGATAATTTTAGAGATGCTCTAAAAGGTAAAAAAATTCTTATCACAAGTGGTAGAACAAGAGAAGATATAGATCCCATAAGATATCTTTCAAATAAATCAAGTGGGAAAATGGGATATTCACTTGCTCAAGCGGCTGTTGATTTAGGAGCTGAAGTAACTTTGGTAAGTGGCCCTACAAATCTTAATGTTCCTGATGGACTTAAAGAATTTATTTCTGTCGATTCTGCAATTCATATGTATGAAAAGGTAGATGAAAAGTTTAAAGATACTGATATTTTTATAGCTTGTGCTGCTGTTGCAGACTACAGACCTAAAGAATATCAAGATAAAAAAATTAAAAAATCAGATTTAAATTTAACAATAGAACTAGTTAGAAATCCTGATATACTATTTGAAATGGGAAAGAAGAAAGAAAATCAATTATTGGTTGGCTTTGCAGCAGAAACGAATAATATCATTGAGAATGCTTTAAAGAAATTAGAAAAGAAAAACCTTGATATGATAGTTGCAAATAATGCTTCAACTATGGGAACAGATACTAATAGTATAGAAATCATAAGAAAAGATAGAAGCTCTACTGTTATAAATCAAAAGAGTAAAATAGAACTAGCTTACGATATTTTAAAAGAAGTCATTTTAGATTTAAAGAAGGCTAAAGATGAAGAAAAATAA